The following are from one region of the Vicia villosa cultivar HV-30 ecotype Madison, WI unplaced genomic scaffold, Vvil1.0 ctg.003093F_1_1, whole genome shotgun sequence genome:
- the LOC131640397 gene encoding putative pentatricopeptide repeat-containing protein At1g09680 has product MKLKPHHFHIHHSLVSFSSKPRYKNHDILYTISEAINTIHNNNSNNLHSQTPPDYSLNPSLKRILPCLTSHHITNLINLNPLSLSPHSLFSFFNWLASRPPFRHTLHNYSTMAHFLSSHNMLSQTHSLFLFIISRMGHQSSSSLLSSLLQTNPTHHHHHHCSVLVFDALITAYTDSGFIPDAIQCLRLLKKNNFAIPLRGCEYLLLRVMKLKQPEPCWEFYLEVLDYGYPPKVYLFNILMHGFSKVGDATNARKVFDEIPKRRLRPTVVSFNTLISGYCKAGNVEEGFALKGVMESERISPDVFTYSALINGLCKESRLDDANNLFDEMGERGLVPNGVTFTTLIDGQCKDGKIDLALRNFEKMKDEGVRPDLITYNALINGLCRVGDIKEARKLFNEMIGNDFKPDKITFTTLMDGCCKDGDMESALEIKDRMVEEGIKLDDVAFTALISGLCRDGRVRDAEKLLRDMLSAGYKPDDPTYTMVIDCYCKKGDVKIGAKLLKEMQRDGRVPGVVTYNALMNGFCKQGQMKNARMLLDAMLNLGVVPNDITFNILLDGHCKHGGSVDFNIFSGEKGLVSDYASYIALVNESSKISKDRLRS; this is encoded by the coding sequence ATGAAACTTAAACCTCATCATTTTCATATTCATCACAGCCTTGTCTCTTTTTCATCAAAACCTCGCTACAAAAACCATGACATTCTCTACACAATCTCAGAAGCGATCAACACCAtccacaacaacaacagcaacaatctCCATTCTCAAACACCTCCCGATTACTCTCTCAACCCCTCCCTCAAACGCATTCTCCCTTGCCTCACTTCTCACCACATCACCAACCTCATCAACCTCAACCCTCTCTCTCTTTCCCCTCACTCCCTCTTCTCCTTCTTCAACTGGCTCGCTTCTCGCCCTCCCTTTCGCCACACTCTCCATAACTACTCCACCATGGCACACTTTCTCTCTTCCCATAACATGCTCTCACAAACACATTCCCTCTTCCTTTTCATCATCTCCCGAATGGGTCACCAGTCTTCTTCTTCCCTCCTctcttcccttctccaaacaaaCCCTACTCACCACCACCATCATCATTGCTCTGTTCTTGTTTTTGATGCTTTAATCACTGCTTACACGGACTCTGGATTCATACCAGACGCAATTCAGTGTCTACGATTGCTGAAAAAGAACAACTTTGCAATCCCGCTTCGTGGTTGTGAGTATCTTCTCCTTCGTGTTATGAAGCTGAAACAACCGGAGCCTTGTTGGGAGTTTTATTTGGAGGTTTTGGATTATGGGTATCCGCCAAAAGTTTAtcttttcaacattttgatgcaTGGCTTTTCAAAAGTTGGTGATGCTACGAATGCGcggaaggtgtttgatgaaattccTAAGAGGCGTTTGCGTCCTACTGTTGTTAGTTTTAATACTTTGATAAGTGGGTACTGTAAAGCTGGGAATGTAGAGGAGGGTTTTGCGTTGAAAGGTGTTATGGAGAGTGAAAGGATATCTCCTGATGTTTTCACTTACAGTGCTTTGATTAATGGGTTGTGTAAGGAAAGTAGGTTAGATGATGCGAACAATTTGTTTGATGAAATGGGTGAGAGGGGGTTGGTTCCTAACGGTGTAACTTTCACTACTTTGATTGATGGACAGTGTAAAGATGGGAAAATTGATTTGGCGTTGAGAAATTTTGAGAAGATGAAGGATGAAGGTGTGAGACCTGATTTGATTACTTATAACGCGTTGATCAATGGGCTTTGTCGGGTTGGAGATATCAAGGAGGCTAGGAAGCTTTTTAATGAGATGATTGGGAATGATTTCAAGCCTGATAAGATCACGTTCACTACTCTAATGGATGGATGCTGTAAAGACGGAGATATGGAATCGGCATTGGAGATTAAGGATAGAATGGTTGAGGAAGGGATTAAGCTTGATGATGTTGCTTTTACTGCACTAATATCGGGACTTTGTAGAGACGGAAGAGTTCGCGATGCTGAAAAGTTGTTGAGGGATATGTTGAGTGCTGGTTATAAACCCGATGATCCAACGTATACAATGGTTATTGATTGCTATTGTAAGAAAGGTGATGTAAAGATTGGAGCCAAGTTACTGAAAGAGATGCAGAGAGATGGACGTGTACCAGGAGTTGTTACTTATAATGCGCTAATGAATGGATTTTGCAAACAAGGTCAGATGAAAAATGCTAGAATGTTGCTTGATGCAATGCTTAATTTGGGAGTGGTTCCAAATGATATTACGTTTAATATTTTACTAGATGGTCATTGCAAGCATGGAGGTTCTGTTGATTTTAACATATTTAGTGGTGAGAAAGGACTTGTTTCAGATTATGCTTCATATATAGCACTAGTCAATGAATCAagtaaaatttcaaaagataGACTGAGGAGCTGA